A single genomic interval of Persephonella sp. harbors:
- the modB gene encoding molybdate ABC transporter permease subunit encodes MDREFIETIILTFKLATLTTVILFFIGLPVAYFLAYSKFRFKPVIETIVSLPLVLPPTVLGFYFLVVFDPNGFLGKIIEHFFNLRLVFTFEGLVVGSVIYSFPFMVHPLQSGFQSIPSNIIEAAYTLGKSKFETLFKVILPNMKPAILTGIVLAFAHTIGEFGVVLMIGGSIPGKTKVASIAIYEEVEALNYDKANLYALILFIITFSVLVIVYTLNKRFTKADKL; translated from the coding sequence ATGGATAGGGAATTTATTGAAACAATAATACTGACCTTTAAACTGGCAACATTAACAACAGTTATCCTTTTTTTTATAGGTTTACCTGTAGCATATTTCCTTGCATATTCTAAATTCAGATTTAAACCTGTTATAGAAACCATTGTTAGCCTTCCTCTTGTTCTGCCACCAACTGTTCTGGGTTTTTATTTTCTTGTTGTTTTTGACCCTAATGGTTTTTTAGGAAAAATTATTGAACATTTCTTTAATCTCAGGCTTGTTTTTACATTTGAAGGTCTTGTTGTTGGTTCTGTTATTTATAGTTTTCCTTTTATGGTTCATCCATTGCAATCAGGTTTTCAGTCAATACCGTCTAATATAATAGAAGCAGCTTATACACTTGGAAAATCAAAATTTGAAACACTTTTTAAAGTAATTCTCCCTAATATGAAACCGGCTATTTTGACAGGAATTGTTCTGGCATTTGCCCATACAATCGGGGAGTTTGGTGTTGTTCTTATGATAGGTGGTTCAATTCCCGGGAAAACAAAAGTGGCTTCAATAGCAATCTATGAAGAAGTTGAGGCTTTGAATTATGACAAGGCTAATCTGTATGCATTAATTTTGTTTATCATTACATTTTCAGTTTTGGTTATTGTTTATACTCTGAACAAAAGATTTACGAAGGCAGATAAGTTATGA